One window of Tenacibaculum maritimum NCIMB 2154 genomic DNA carries:
- a CDS encoding IS3 family transposase yields the protein MKDYINWYNNERLHASLGYISPLKMEVKIRRSCNKAA from the coding sequence ATTAAAGATTATATAAATTGGTATAACAATGAAAGACTTCACGCTAGCCTAGGGTATATTTCTCCTTTAAAAATGGAAGTCAAAATAAGAAGGAGTTGTAACAAAGCAGCTTGA
- a CDS encoding IS3 family transposase, whose protein sequence is MEDYINWYNNERLHASLGYISPLKMEVKIRRSCNKAA, encoded by the coding sequence ATTGAAGATTATATAAATTGGTATAACAATGAAAGACTTCACGCTAGCCTAGGGTATATTTCTCCTTTAAAAATGGAAGTCAAAATAAGAAGGAGTTGTAACAAAGCAGCTTGA
- a CDS encoding TIGR02757 family protein, whose amino-acid sequence MKFADIKMFLDEKVALYNHPTFIESDPIQIPHQFSKKEDIEIAGFLAATIAWGNRAMIIKNANRMMELMDRAPFDFILHHQEKDLQAFEGFVHRTFNAIDLKLFVRSLKHIYTRYQGLEAALAIEDGTTDYKTAIHRFKQVFFEVPHEARTLKHVSDPLKNSASKRINMFLRWMVREDKSGVDFGIWKQHRPAHLSCPLDVHSGNVARKLGLLTRKQNDWKALMELDASLRSFDPKDPVKYDFALFGLGVFEKF is encoded by the coding sequence ATGAAGTTTGCAGATATAAAAATGTTTTTGGATGAAAAAGTAGCGTTGTATAACCACCCTACTTTTATTGAAAGTGACCCGATTCAAATTCCACATCAATTTTCTAAGAAAGAGGATATTGAAATTGCTGGTTTTTTGGCGGCTACCATTGCTTGGGGCAATCGTGCCATGATTATTAAAAATGCAAATCGGATGATGGAGCTTATGGACCGTGCTCCTTTTGATTTTATTTTGCATCATCAAGAAAAGGATTTACAGGCTTTTGAGGGCTTTGTACATAGAACTTTTAATGCCATTGACTTGAAGTTGTTTGTGCGCTCTTTAAAGCATATATATACCCGTTATCAGGGATTGGAAGCGGCATTGGCTATTGAGGATGGAACAACGGATTATAAAACGGCGATTCATCGTTTTAAACAGGTCTTTTTTGAGGTGCCGCATGAAGCTAGAACCCTTAAACATGTTTCGGATCCATTAAAAAATTCTGCTTCTAAACGTATAAATATGTTTTTGCGTTGGATGGTAAGAGAGGATAAGTCAGGGGTTGATTTTGGGATTTGGAAACAGCATCGTCCTGCGCATTTATCTTGTCCTTTAGATGTGCATTCTGGAAATGTTGCTAGAAAATTGGGGCTGTTAACTCGAAAGCAAAATGATTGGAAAGCTTTAATGGAATTGGATGCTTCTTTAAGAAGTTTTGACCCAAAAGACCCTGTAAAATATGATTTTGCCTTGTTTGGCTTGGGGGTTTTTGAAAAGTTTTAG
- a CDS encoding ABC transporter ATP-binding protein: MIIAKNIQKRYGDVEILKGVDLHIQKGEIVAIVGPSGAGKTTLLQILGTLDTPTNSSEYQLRINNRPLKNLPDSKLSSFRNKHIGFIFQFHQLLPEFTALENVCIPAFIHGVSKSEATQRAKELLDFLGLSHRYHHKPNMLSGGEQQRVAVARALVNAPAVIFADEPSGNLDSTSAKNLHELFFQLRDQFDQTFVIVTHNEELAGMADRKLVMKDGRIV; this comes from the coding sequence ATGATTATTGCTAAAAACATACAAAAACGTTACGGGGATGTTGAAATTTTAAAAGGGGTGGATCTCCACATTCAAAAGGGGGAAATTGTTGCCATTGTAGGGCCTTCTGGTGCAGGAAAAACTACCCTGCTCCAAATTTTAGGGACTTTGGATACACCTACGAACTCTTCTGAATACCAACTGCGTATCAATAATCGCCCTTTAAAAAATTTGCCTGACTCAAAGCTGTCTTCTTTTAGAAATAAGCATATTGGTTTTATTTTTCAATTCCACCAGTTATTGCCTGAGTTTACGGCTTTGGAAAATGTTTGTATTCCTGCCTTTATCCACGGAGTTTCCAAATCAGAAGCTACCCAAAGAGCAAAGGAGTTGTTGGATTTCTTAGGCTTGTCGCATCGCTATCATCATAAACCCAATATGCTTTCTGGAGGAGAGCAACAACGGGTAGCGGTTGCAAGGGCTTTGGTAAATGCTCCTGCTGTTATTTTTGCTGATGAACCTAGTGGAAATCTTGATTCTACTTCGGCTAAAAACCTACACGAGCTGTTTTTTCAACTTAGAGATCAATTCGACCAAACGTTTGTTATTGTTACCCATAATGAGGAACTCGCTGGAATGGCGGATAGGAAACTAGTGATGAAAGATGGTCGTATTGTATAA